A window of Dorea formicigenerans contains these coding sequences:
- a CDS encoding aminopeptidase P family protein encodes MTVSEHIDALRKLMKERGYDIYIVPTDDFHQSENVGAYFQARTFITGFDGSAGTAIITLDHAGLWTDGRYFLQAEQQLSGTPVTLYRMLEPGVPSINEFLEKHLPEHGTIGFDGRVISMKNGKAYQEIAEKKHGHIVTSEDLIDLIWKDRPALSTKPAFALELKYTGASTTEKLARVREAIKQHGATTHVVAALDDICWITNLRGRDIDYFPLLLSYAIITMDEMKLYVDKQKLTEEMCNNLTAAGITFHPYNDIYEDLKHLDSEETVLLDPSRINYALRNCIPEGVSVVESENPSVLMKSVKNETELHNIEQAHIKDGVAVTRFMHWLKTHVGISSESPVTELSAADKLEEFRKEQDEYLWQSFEPICASAEHAAIVHYSATKDSNVPVTENGLFLTDTGGGYLEGSTDITRTFAFGNVPQNMKEDFTSVLLCNLHLANVVFPYGTTGGSLDVIGRLPLWKRGLDFNHGTGHGVGYLMNIHEEPARFRRYLGNKAPIQDIALEPGMIITDEPGVYIAGSHGIRTENELMICEGETTAYGRFLYFKPITLVPIDLDAVVPEMMTIEDKELLNAYHKRVYETLAPHMKEDERKWLAEYTRAI; translated from the coding sequence ATGACAGTTTCAGAACATATTGACGCGCTGAGAAAACTTATGAAGGAGCGCGGATACGATATCTATATTGTTCCGACTGATGATTTTCATCAAAGTGAAAATGTCGGGGCATATTTTCAGGCCAGAACATTTATTACAGGCTTTGATGGTTCCGCCGGAACCGCGATTATTACTTTAGATCACGCCGGACTTTGGACAGACGGACGTTATTTCTTACAGGCCGAGCAACAGCTTTCAGGCACTCCGGTTACTCTCTATCGCATGCTGGAACCAGGTGTCCCGAGTATCAACGAGTTCTTGGAAAAACATTTACCGGAACATGGTACAATCGGTTTTGACGGACGTGTCATCTCTATGAAAAACGGAAAGGCATATCAGGAAATTGCCGAGAAAAAGCATGGTCATATTGTTACTTCCGAAGATCTGATCGACCTGATCTGGAAAGACCGCCCGGCACTGTCAACAAAACCGGCATTTGCCTTGGAATTAAAATACACCGGTGCTTCTACAACGGAAAAACTTGCCCGCGTCCGTGAAGCTATAAAGCAACACGGGGCTACTACTCATGTCGTTGCTGCCCTGGATGACATTTGCTGGATTACCAATCTGCGCGGACGGGACATTGACTATTTTCCTCTTCTTCTCTCCTACGCCATCATCACCATGGATGAGATGAAACTATACGTTGATAAGCAGAAGCTGACCGAAGAAATGTGTAATAACCTGACTGCTGCCGGAATTACATTTCACCCATACAATGATATTTACGAAGATTTAAAGCATCTGGATTCAGAAGAGACTGTCCTTTTAGACCCGTCTCGTATTAACTATGCGCTTCGTAACTGCATTCCAGAAGGAGTCTCTGTTGTCGAAAGCGAAAATCCTTCCGTATTGATGAAATCTGTAAAAAATGAAACAGAACTTCACAATATCGAACAGGCTCACATCAAAGATGGGGTTGCTGTGACTCGTTTTATGCATTGGCTAAAGACACACGTTGGTATCTCTTCTGAATCTCCTGTCACGGAACTTAGTGCAGCCGACAAACTGGAAGAATTTCGGAAAGAACAGGACGAATATCTCTGGCAGAGCTTCGAGCCAATCTGTGCCTCTGCCGAACACGCAGCAATTGTTCACTACAGCGCAACCAAAGATAGCAATGTACCAGTCACGGAAAATGGTCTCTTCCTTACAGACACCGGCGGCGGTTATCTGGAAGGCTCCACAGACATTACAAGAACCTTTGCATTTGGAAATGTTCCACAGAATATGAAAGAAGACTTTACTTCCGTTCTTTTATGTAACTTGCATCTGGCAAATGTAGTGTTTCCATATGGTACTACTGGTGGAAGTTTAGATGTTATCGGACGTCTTCCACTTTGGAAACGTGGATTAGACTTCAATCACGGAACCGGACACGGCGTTGGCTATCTTATGAACATTCACGAAGAACCGGCAAGATTCCGCCGTTATCTCGGAAATAAGGCTCCAATTCAGGACATTGCCCTGGAGCCGGGAATGATCATCACTGACGAACCAGGTGTCTACATTGCCGGTTCTCACGGAATTCGTACAGAGAATGAACTTATGATCTGCGAAGGCGAGACAACCGCATATGGAAGATTCTTATACTTTAAACCAATTACACTTGTACCGATAGATCTGGACGCAGTCGTACCTGAAATGATGACCATCGAAGACAAAGAACTTCTAAACGCTTACCACAAGCGCGTATACGAAACACTTGCACCACATATGAAAGAAGATGAACGCAAATGGCTGGCTGAATATACAAGAGCGATTTAA
- a CDS encoding DUF3592 domain-containing protein, translating to MELGLVLTLCGLGAAFWLPAIIIGLISHGKKKNCTMNTVGLVIRINSKSSGDGSLSFYPVYEYYANGMKYTNEGASIKHCVPQVGTKVPVMYNPAKPKQSYIPGYDNKVYKILAIVFGIIGCIPILVCIGIFIFTCL from the coding sequence ATGGAACTGGGTCTTGTATTAACACTATGTGGTCTGGGAGCAGCGTTCTGGCTTCCGGCGATTATTATAGGTTTGATTTCACATGGAAAAAAGAAAAACTGTACGATGAATACGGTCGGGCTGGTCATAAGAATCAACAGCAAATCATCGGGTGATGGAAGTTTGAGCTTTTATCCGGTATATGAATATTATGCAAATGGAATGAAATATACGAATGAAGGTGCGTCCATCAAGCACTGTGTTCCACAAGTCGGTACAAAAGTTCCGGTCATGTACAATCCGGCAAAGCCAAAGCAGTCTTACATTCCGGGATATGATAATAAGGTCTATAAGATTCTTGCGATTGTATTTGGAATTATTGGGTGCATACCGATTCTTGTATGTATAGGAATTTTTATTTTTACATGTTTATAA
- a CDS encoding D-alanyl-D-alanine carboxypeptidase family protein, translating to MKKFLVWLFCLILLTQPVFAQSEKLIILNTNTGQNTDADTGQNAGAGEQNSSDTTENTDNVNTQQTGNVDISAPSALLMEASTGQVIYEKDADSKRPPASVTKVMTLLLIFDALQEGKIHLEDEVTTSEYAASMGGSQVFLEPGEVQTVETLIKCISVASANDACVCMAEYICGNEQEFVNQMNERAKGLGMENTHFVNCNGLDAEGHVTTARDIALMSRELIHTYPQIFDYCNIWMEDITHTTKKGSTQFGLTNTNKMIRQYEYATGLKTGSTSQAKFCISATARKDNTDMIAVIMAADDSKARMRDAITLLNYGFGKCQKYQEDTVKKIQDVPVKHGVEKKVGAAQMELFSYVDVTGADLSTIKKIVKLKENATAPVRQGDKIGEVIYSLNGKEIGKVDILATEDVEEISYGSAMKEAVRGWTL from the coding sequence ATGAAAAAGTTTCTGGTGTGGTTATTCTGCTTGATTCTACTGACACAGCCGGTTTTTGCGCAGTCTGAAAAACTGATTATTCTGAATACGAATACGGGACAGAATACAGACGCAGACACTGGCCAGAACGCTGGAGCAGGAGAGCAGAATTCATCGGATACAACAGAAAATACAGATAATGTAAATACGCAGCAGACGGGAAATGTGGACATCTCCGCACCGTCTGCTCTTTTAATGGAAGCATCTACGGGACAGGTAATTTATGAAAAAGATGCAGATTCCAAGAGACCGCCGGCAAGTGTCACAAAGGTCATGACATTGCTGCTGATTTTTGATGCGCTGCAAGAAGGAAAGATACATTTAGAGGACGAGGTGACAACGTCGGAATATGCGGCTTCTATGGGTGGCTCCCAGGTATTCTTAGAACCTGGTGAAGTGCAGACAGTAGAGACACTGATAAAATGTATTTCCGTAGCCAGTGCAAACGACGCGTGTGTCTGCATGGCAGAGTACATTTGTGGAAATGAACAGGAATTTGTAAATCAGATGAATGAGCGGGCGAAGGGTCTTGGCATGGAGAATACACATTTTGTCAACTGTAACGGACTTGACGCAGAGGGACATGTGACGACGGCAAGGGACATTGCGCTAATGTCCAGAGAGCTGATCCATACATATCCACAGATTTTTGATTACTGCAATATCTGGATGGAGGATATTACGCACACGACGAAAAAGGGCTCTACACAGTTTGGACTTACAAATACGAACAAAATGATCCGGCAATACGAATATGCGACTGGGCTTAAGACGGGGTCGACCAGTCAGGCAAAGTTCTGTATTTCTGCAACAGCAAGGAAAGATAACACGGATATGATTGCTGTCATTATGGCGGCAGATGACAGCAAAGCAAGAATGAGGGACGCAATTACACTGCTGAATTATGGATTTGGAAAATGTCAGAAGTATCAGGAAGATACAGTAAAGAAAATCCAAGATGTGCCGGTAAAACATGGAGTTGAAAAGAAAGTTGGCGCCGCGCAGATGGAATTATTTTCTTATGTAGATGTGACAGGTGCAGATTTATCTACGATAAAGAAAATAGTAAAATTAAAAGAGAATGCGACAGCACCGGTCAGACAGGGGGATAAAATAGGCGAAGTAATTTATTCGCTGAATGGAAAAGAGATTGGCAAAGTAGACATTCTTGCAACAGAAGATGTAGAAGAAATCAGTTACGGAAGTGCCATGAAAGAAGCCGTGCGTGGGTGGACATTATAA
- a CDS encoding heavy metal translocating P-type ATPase — MEQYTVTGMSCAACSSRVEKAVSKVPGVTSCSVSLLTNSMGVEGTATSVQIIEAVENAGYGASLKGAANEKTGSAAGNNDDFLKDRDTPVLKRRLIASLCFLIPLMYLSMGHMMWNWPLPGFMADNHVAMGLAQLLLTTIVMVINQKFFISGFKGLIHKAPNMDTLVALGSTASYGYSVYALFAMTDAQMRMDMDAVMSYMHEFYFESAAMILTLITVGKMLEAHSKGKTTDALKSLMKLAPKTAVLLRDGKEETVSIEQVKKGDIFIVRPGENIPVDGIVLEGNSAVNEAALTGESIPVDKAPNDIVSAATVNQSGFLKCEASRVGEDTTLSQIIQMVSDAAATKAPIAKIADRVSGVFVPTVITIAVITIVVWLLAGQSVGFALARGISVLVISCPCALGLATPVAIMVGNGMGAKNGIMFKTAVSLEETGKMEIVALDKTGTITSGEPQVTDILPANGVSESELLVLAYILEKKSEHPLAKAITGRVESEVEQSEREKLTEVSDFQAVPGNGLSGKIGGAEVLGGNLNYIGQYSEVSEEMKRQAEHLSEQGKTPLFFSQNGTFMGIIAVADVIKEDSPRAVKELQNMGIHVVMLTGDNERTAKAIGAQAGVDEVIAGVLPEGKESVIRRLKTKGKVAMVGDGINDAPALTRADMGIAIGAGTDIAIDAAGVVLMKSRLSDVPAAIRMSRATLRNIHENLFWAFFYNVIGIPLAAGIWYPLFGLKLNPMFGAAAMSLSSFCVVTNALRLNLFKMYDASKDKKIKHKKESKKKQEESTMTKTMKIEGMMCGHCEARVKKTLEAIDGVKEAVVSHEAGTAVVTLEKEVADEVLKNAVEAQDYPVKGIE; from the coding sequence ATGGAACAATATACAGTGACAGGAATGAGCTGTGCGGCCTGCAGTTCCAGAGTAGAGAAGGCTGTGTCAAAGGTGCCGGGTGTTACATCTTGCTCGGTCAGCCTTCTGACGAACTCCATGGGAGTCGAAGGAACAGCAACGTCAGTTCAAATTATAGAAGCAGTGGAAAATGCCGGATATGGTGCATCGCTGAAAGGTGCAGCAAATGAAAAGACAGGCAGTGCTGCCGGAAACAATGATGATTTTTTGAAAGACAGAGATACACCAGTATTGAAGCGGAGGCTGATTGCTTCTTTGTGTTTCCTTATACCACTTATGTATCTGTCCATGGGACATATGATGTGGAACTGGCCATTGCCAGGATTTATGGCGGACAATCATGTGGCAATGGGACTGGCTCAGTTGCTTTTGACTACGATTGTTATGGTCATCAACCAGAAGTTCTTTATCAGCGGATTTAAAGGACTGATTCATAAAGCGCCGAATATGGACACACTGGTTGCCCTTGGTTCTACAGCTTCTTATGGATACAGTGTTTATGCGCTGTTTGCTATGACAGATGCGCAGATGCGCATGGATATGGATGCCGTAATGTCATATATGCATGAATTCTATTTTGAGTCTGCAGCTATGATCCTGACTCTTATTACGGTTGGAAAGATGCTGGAGGCACATTCCAAAGGTAAGACGACAGATGCTCTTAAGAGTCTGATGAAACTGGCTCCGAAGACGGCAGTACTGCTCCGCGATGGAAAAGAAGAAACAGTTTCCATTGAGCAGGTGAAAAAAGGAGACATTTTCATAGTAAGACCTGGTGAAAATATACCAGTAGATGGTATTGTTCTGGAAGGAAACAGTGCAGTCAATGAGGCAGCTCTGACCGGTGAGAGCATTCCGGTAGATAAGGCGCCAAATGATATAGTATCTGCTGCGACAGTCAATCAGTCCGGTTTCTTAAAATGTGAGGCTTCAAGAGTCGGAGAGGACACAACACTGTCCCAGATTATTCAGATGGTCAGCGATGCGGCGGCAACAAAAGCACCGATTGCAAAGATTGCAGACCGGGTATCAGGTGTATTTGTACCAACGGTTATTACAATCGCAGTGATTACGATTGTTGTGTGGCTTTTAGCCGGTCAGAGCGTCGGATTTGCTCTCGCTAGAGGAATTTCCGTACTTGTTATCAGTTGCCCATGTGCCCTTGGACTTGCAACTCCGGTCGCAATTATGGTTGGAAATGGTATGGGCGCGAAAAATGGAATTATGTTCAAGACAGCCGTTTCTCTGGAAGAGACAGGAAAAATGGAAATTGTTGCTCTTGATAAAACCGGAACTATAACAAGTGGCGAACCTCAGGTCACAGATATTCTCCCTGCAAATGGAGTAAGTGAATCTGAATTACTGGTTCTTGCATACATTTTGGAGAAGAAGAGTGAACACCCACTTGCAAAAGCAATCACAGGACGTGTAGAATCAGAAGTAGAGCAGTCTGAGCGAGAAAAATTGACAGAAGTATCTGACTTTCAGGCAGTTCCGGGAAATGGACTTTCCGGTAAAATAGGTGGCGCAGAAGTTCTTGGTGGAAACTTGAACTATATCGGACAGTATTCCGAAGTATCAGAAGAAATGAAGCGTCAGGCAGAACATTTGTCCGAACAGGGCAAAACACCACTATTCTTCAGCCAGAACGGAACATTTATGGGAATTATTGCAGTGGCTGATGTCATCAAAGAAGACAGTCCGAGAGCGGTAAAAGAACTTCAGAACATGGGAATACACGTTGTTATGCTCACAGGTGACAATGAGCGTACTGCAAAAGCAATCGGCGCGCAGGCAGGTGTTGACGAGGTGATCGCAGGCGTACTTCCGGAAGGAAAAGAAAGCGTGATCCGAAGACTTAAAACAAAAGGAAAGGTTGCTATGGTCGGTGACGGTATCAACGATGCACCGGCACTTACAAGAGCAGATATGGGAATCGCAATTGGAGCCGGAACAGATATTGCCATTGACGCGGCAGGTGTGGTACTGATGAAGAGCCGCCTAAGTGACGTGCCGGCAGCCATCCGCATGAGCCGTGCAACACTTCGGAACATTCATGAAAATCTGTTCTGGGCATTCTTCTACAATGTTATCGGAATCCCACTGGCAGCAGGTATCTGGTATCCATTATTCGGACTGAAACTGAATCCGATGTTCGGTGCGGCAGCCATGAGCTTATCCAGCTTCTGTGTTGTTACAAATGCACTGAGACTGAATCTCTTCAAAATGTATGACGCAAGCAAAGATAAAAAAATAAAACATAAAAAGGAAAGTAAAAAGAAACAGGAGGAATCAACCATGACAAAGACAATGAAAATCGAAGGAATGATGTGCGGACACTGTGAGGCAAGAGTAAAGAAAACTCTGGAAGCAATTGATGGTGTCAAAGAGGCAGTTGTAAGCCACGAGGCAGGAACAGCCGTAGTGACACTGGAAAAAGAGGTTGCTGATGAAGTGCTTAAAAATGCAGTAGAGGCACAGGACTATCCGGTAAAAGGAATCGAGTAG
- a CDS encoding metal-sensing transcriptional repressor — protein MEEKKECCCHKKKERTEKEYKDLLNRLSRIEGQVRGIKRMVEEDTYCTDILIQVSAVNAALNSFNKVLLANHIRTCVAEDIRAGKEETIDELVATLQKLMK, from the coding sequence ATGGAAGAAAAGAAAGAATGTTGTTGTCATAAGAAAAAGGAACGGACAGAAAAGGAATATAAGGATCTTTTGAACCGCTTAAGCCGGATTGAAGGCCAGGTACGAGGAATTAAGCGTATGGTGGAAGAGGACACATACTGTACGGATATTCTGATTCAGGTTTCAGCGGTCAATGCGGCGCTGAATAGCTTTAACAAGGTGCTTCTTGCTAATCATATCCGCACTTGCGTAGCGGAAGATATCCGTGCAGGGAAAGAAGAGACAATCGATGAACTGGTTGCCACGCTCCAAAAACTTATGAAGTAA
- the tsaA gene encoding tRNA (N6-threonylcarbamoyladenosine(37)-N6)-methyltransferase TrmO, with protein sequence MREPVSGHEVVKKKRDCNNLEKETASLEKVKVIARIHTDFPTKFGIPRQSGLSDATGLVVFESEFRQPDALRGIEEYTHLWLLWGFSEVRQESGTWKATVRPPRLGGNERVGVFACRSPYRPNPIGLSCVKLERIISHEKYGMCLLVSGVDMMDQTPIYDIKPYLPYVDAHPEASGGFAHKKQTYHLEVHIPDEGMKKIPEEKRKVLMQILSQDPRPSYQNDPERVYGMGFAGFEVKFRVEGSTLYVVSVTKKQKE encoded by the coding sequence ATGCGTGAACCGGTATCGGGGCATGAAGTTGTAAAGAAAAAGAGAGACTGCAATAATCTGGAAAAAGAAACTGCGAGTTTAGAAAAGGTAAAAGTAATCGCAAGAATTCACACAGATTTTCCAACTAAATTCGGGATTCCAAGACAGAGTGGGCTTTCCGATGCGACTGGACTTGTTGTATTTGAGTCGGAGTTTCGCCAGCCGGACGCTCTGAGAGGAATTGAAGAATACACACACCTGTGGCTTCTGTGGGGATTTTCGGAAGTAAGACAAGAATCCGGTACATGGAAAGCGACCGTGCGGCCTCCGAGACTTGGAGGAAATGAACGAGTCGGAGTATTCGCCTGTCGTTCTCCTTACCGCCCGAATCCAATCGGACTGTCTTGTGTAAAGCTGGAACGAATCATTTCTCATGAAAAGTACGGAATGTGCCTGCTTGTATCAGGAGTAGATATGATGGACCAAACACCAATTTACGATATCAAGCCGTATCTGCCTTATGTGGATGCGCACCCGGAGGCGAGCGGAGGATTTGCGCATAAAAAACAGACCTATCATCTGGAAGTGCATATACCTGATGAGGGTATGAAAAAGATTCCGGAAGAAAAGAGAAAAGTCTTGATGCAGATACTGAGTCAGGATCCAAGACCTTCTTATCAGAATGACCCGGAGAGAGTATATGGCATGGGATTTGCTGGGTTTGAGGTGAAATTTCGTGTAGAGGGAAGCACACTTTACGTGGTAAGTGTGACGAAAAAGCAAAAAGAATGA
- a CDS encoding ABC-ATPase domain-containing protein, translated as MKSADDLRQLLQNIDRKSYPAYKGTKGVYRFGKYALGIDHVQGDPFAAPSSLHIEVSGKVAAFPERLYDETWKRIALEDYLIRQFGAAIGKYSFQAKGSGKSGIISVTRCGQEILKRSACEINPANGNISMRFEAGFPANGRTINARELSKILFDYLPECVESSLFYARQDKKKVERVMELSVDQQYIREQLKEQGLVAFVADKAVLPRESGVSAKPMKGAVPFASPESMKVTMDLPYAGKITGMGIKKGITLIVGGGYHGKSTLLKALEMGVYPHIAGDGREYVITESDAVKIRAEDGRSIKDTDISMFINDLPNGKDTKTFSTEDASGSTSQAANVVEAMEAGAAALLIDEDTSATNFMVRDELMQRVIHRDMEPITPFIERMRDLYENQGISTILVAGSSGAYFQVADVVIQMDRYVPKEITALAKEAASQYPALELPEGNVKLPESRRCPKKNAGLVHKGRIKIKTMGRDGVVLNHENIDLRYVEQLADSEQLTCLGYLLRYMEEQEFDGRKEAGQIIQRLVKKLEAEGFAAVCESGNVPGNLAMPRKQEVYACVNRYRGMKL; from the coding sequence ATGAAATCAGCAGACGATTTAAGACAGTTATTACAAAATATTGATAGAAAAAGTTATCCGGCTTATAAGGGTACGAAAGGAGTATATCGATTTGGAAAATATGCATTGGGAATTGACCATGTACAGGGAGATCCATTCGCGGCGCCGTCCAGTCTTCATATTGAAGTTTCAGGAAAAGTGGCTGCATTTCCAGAGCGTCTATACGATGAAACATGGAAACGGATCGCACTTGAGGATTATCTGATCCGTCAGTTTGGCGCAGCAATCGGAAAATATTCATTTCAGGCGAAAGGATCCGGAAAGAGTGGAATTATTTCTGTGACTAGATGTGGTCAGGAAATTCTAAAGCGGAGCGCCTGTGAGATCAATCCGGCAAATGGAAACATTAGCATGCGATTTGAGGCTGGATTTCCGGCAAATGGAAGAACCATCAATGCAAGAGAGCTTTCAAAAATTTTATTCGATTATCTCCCGGAGTGCGTGGAGAGTTCTCTTTTCTATGCAAGACAAGATAAGAAAAAAGTGGAACGTGTCATGGAGCTATCCGTAGACCAGCAATATATCCGTGAGCAGTTAAAAGAACAGGGACTTGTAGCGTTTGTGGCAGATAAAGCCGTTCTTCCGCGTGAGTCGGGTGTCTCAGCAAAGCCGATGAAAGGAGCTGTGCCATTTGCTTCGCCGGAATCGATGAAAGTGACCATGGATTTACCATACGCAGGCAAAATTACAGGTATGGGCATCAAAAAAGGAATCACCTTGATTGTGGGTGGTGGCTATCACGGAAAATCTACCCTTCTAAAAGCGCTGGAAATGGGCGTATATCCGCACATTGCAGGTGATGGCAGGGAATATGTCATTACAGAGTCAGATGCAGTGAAAATCCGCGCTGAGGACGGCAGAAGTATCAAGGACACAGACATTTCTATGTTCATCAATGACCTGCCAAATGGGAAAGACACGAAAACATTTTCCACGGAGGATGCCAGTGGAAGTACATCCCAGGCGGCAAATGTGGTGGAGGCCATGGAGGCTGGCGCTGCAGCGCTTCTCATTGATGAGGATACGTCGGCGACCAACTTTATGGTGCGAGATGAACTGATGCAAAGAGTGATTCACCGGGATATGGAGCCGATTACACCATTTATTGAAAGAATGCGTGATTTATATGAAAATCAGGGCATTTCCACAATTCTAGTTGCGGGAAGCTCCGGGGCATATTTTCAGGTAGCAGATGTGGTGATTCAGATGGATCGGTATGTCCCGAAAGAAATTACAGCCCTTGCAAAAGAGGCTGCCAGCCAGTATCCGGCACTGGAATTGCCAGAAGGAAATGTGAAACTACCAGAGTCCAGACGATGCCCGAAGAAAAATGCAGGGTTAGTTCATAAAGGACGTATCAAGATTAAGACCATGGGAAGAGACGGCGTAGTCTTGAACCATGAAAACATTGATCTTCGATATGTGGAACAGCTTGCAGATTCCGAACAACTTACCTGCCTGGGGTATCTTCTCCGTTATATGGAAGAACAGGAATTTGACGGCAGAAAAGAAGCCGGACAGATTATCCAACGACTGGTGAAGAAGCTGGAAGCGGAAGGATTTGCAGCGGTCTGTGAGAGCGGAAACGTTCCGGGCAATCTGGCAATGCCGAGAAAACAGGAGGTATATGCATGCGTGAACCGGTATCGGGGCATGAAGTTGTAA
- a CDS encoding prolyl-tRNA synthetase associated domain-containing protein, producing the protein MYISELMTGAPTNERCPLERRMYETLDKLKIPYERVDNDPAASMEECAEVDKVLGTEIRKNVFLCNQKKTTFFLLVMPANKSFDTAAFSKKLGVSHMSFAPPEKMLKHLGTTPGSASVAGLLVDEDDYVQVIVDKEVAESEWFGCNPGINTSHLKFKTQDLLQKFLPKIHHRARIVDL; encoded by the coding sequence ATGTATATTAGTGAACTTATGACTGGTGCGCCGACAAACGAAAGATGTCCGCTGGAGCGCCGTATGTACGAGACTTTAGATAAATTGAAGATTCCATATGAGCGTGTGGACAATGACCCGGCAGCGAGCATGGAGGAGTGTGCAGAGGTGGACAAAGTTCTTGGAACTGAAATCCGGAAAAACGTGTTTTTATGTAACCAGAAAAAGACAACATTTTTCCTGCTTGTCATGCCGGCAAATAAATCCTTCGACACAGCAGCTTTCAGTAAGAAACTGGGTGTATCCCATATGTCATTTGCACCGCCGGAGAAAATGCTTAAGCATCTTGGAACGACACCGGGATCAGCCAGTGTGGCAGGACTTCTCGTGGACGAAGACGACTATGTGCAGGTAATTGTAGATAAAGAAGTGGCAGAGAGTGAATGGTTCGGTTGCAATCCGGGAATTAATACAAGTCATTTGAAATTTAAGACACAGGATTTATTACAGAAGTTTTTGCCAAAGATTCACCACAGAGCAAGGATTGTAGATTTATAA
- a CDS encoding Maf family protein, translated as MKYILASQSPRRRELLARTGLEFEVIPSDVDEKITKEIPSDVVMELAHQKAENVYGKITDLNDYTVIGSDTIVVYRDEILGKPVDKQEAYDMLSMLADRTHQVYTGVSLIQKKNGEKKTKTFFVQTDVTLYPIDKEDLHRYVESKDPMDKAGAYGIQGNFAIHVKEIKGDYNNVVGLPIGRVYQELKSL; from the coding sequence ATGAAATATATTCTGGCATCCCAGTCTCCGAGAAGACGTGAACTTCTTGCCCGCACCGGACTTGAATTTGAAGTAATTCCTTCTGACGTTGATGAAAAGATTACAAAAGAAATCCCTTCTGATGTTGTCATGGAACTGGCACACCAAAAAGCTGAAAATGTTTATGGAAAAATTACTGATTTGAACGATTACACGGTCATTGGTTCTGATACTATTGTAGTCTATCGCGATGAAATTCTTGGAAAACCAGTCGACAAACAGGAAGCCTATGACATGCTGTCTATGCTTGCAGACCGCACGCATCAAGTCTATACAGGTGTTTCATTGATTCAGAAAAAAAATGGTGAAAAAAAGACAAAAACCTTTTTTGTACAGACGGATGTCACTCTTTATCCAATTGATAAGGAAGATTTGCACCGTTATGTAGAATCCAAAGACCCTATGGATAAAGCTGGAGCCTATGGCATTCAGGGGAATTTTGCAATTCATGTAAAAGAAATCAAAGGTGATTATAACAATGTAGTCGGACTTCCGATCGGAAGAGTCTATCAGGAACTGAAATCTTTATAA